In Brevibacillus brevis, a genomic segment contains:
- a CDS encoding type 1 glutamine amidotransferase domain-containing protein, which produces MAKHILMVVTNHTDIREGKETGIWLSEFAEAYLAFTDQGYEVTVASPLGGRGPIDPGSVDEQTPQHFLDAAQHLENTRKLQEVQAADFDAIFLPGGHGTMFDLPGNAKLQELLRDFYEAGKPVAAVCHGPAGLVGATLTNGLPLVAGKRVNAFTDREEADTGLGAFLPFLLESKLRDLGAIFVAAPNWSEHFEVDGNLITGQNPQSTVAVTKALIEKLGE; this is translated from the coding sequence ATGGCAAAACATATCTTGATGGTCGTGACCAATCATACCGACATCCGCGAAGGAAAGGAGACGGGAATCTGGCTGTCGGAATTTGCGGAAGCCTACCTGGCCTTTACCGATCAGGGGTATGAGGTTACGGTAGCGAGTCCGCTCGGAGGCAGAGGACCGATTGATCCGGGCAGCGTGGATGAACAGACGCCACAGCATTTCCTCGATGCCGCTCAGCATCTGGAAAACACACGGAAGCTGCAGGAAGTACAGGCTGCCGATTTTGATGCGATTTTCCTGCCAGGCGGGCATGGCACCATGTTTGATTTGCCAGGGAACGCAAAGCTGCAGGAACTGCTGCGCGATTTCTATGAAGCAGGGAAACCGGTTGCGGCTGTTTGCCACGGTCCGGCGGGATTGGTAGGGGCGACTCTGACCAATGGTTTGCCGCTTGTTGCCGGCAAACGCGTCAATGCCTTTACCGACCGGGAAGAAGCGGACACCGGACTAGGCGCATTCCTTCCTTTTCTGCTGGAAAGCAAGCTGAGAGACCTCGGAGCCATTTTTGTAGCAGCACCGAACTGGTCCGAGCATTTCGAGGTGGATGGCAATCTCATCACCGGACAAAACCCGCAATCTACGGTTGCGGTGACAAAAGCGCTCATTGAAAAATTGGGCGAGTAA
- a CDS encoding PocR ligand-binding domain-containing protein: protein MNRLTLRSIVNVEALQDIQNRFADATGFAVVVADEQGVPVTNPSNFTQFCSYIREASEEGLRLCMLSDDRVGKMAASEGKPVIHRCHSGLVDLAAPIILNGQYLGAVLCGQVLIEEADREQLDQIRAYTRSLALDQEQLDQYFRQIEFTNEKRVQAAAEMLFVVANYVVKMGASHIAQQELHEKNQRLIEEHRHRAQLEKALKETQLRVLQSQINPHFLFNTLNTIARLAYLEKAENTQEVTYSLAKILRYSLRNVEQLVTLKEELEHVRNYLNIQQSRFRERIFYEEEIAFDSEQIKLPILCIHTLIENAIVHGFEPQAGKMNLLLRGYRERDRFILEVVDNGCGMSAERLSTIFAENDCPRSDHAGIGLKNVHKRLQHTFGEGCGITAIESKPGEGTMVRMTITGWEGEPSELLDRR, encoded by the coding sequence ATGAACAGGCTAACCTTGCGCTCGATTGTGAATGTGGAAGCACTCCAGGATATTCAGAATCGTTTTGCGGATGCGACCGGCTTTGCGGTCGTGGTCGCGGATGAACAGGGTGTGCCTGTCACGAATCCCAGCAATTTCACGCAGTTTTGCTCCTATATCCGTGAGGCTTCGGAGGAAGGGCTTCGCTTATGTATGCTCTCCGATGATCGAGTGGGCAAAATGGCGGCCAGCGAAGGGAAGCCGGTAATTCACCGGTGTCACTCCGGCCTGGTGGATCTGGCGGCACCGATCATTTTGAACGGACAGTACCTGGGCGCTGTATTATGCGGACAGGTGCTTATAGAAGAAGCGGATCGGGAGCAGCTCGATCAGATTCGCGCCTATACCCGATCGCTTGCCCTTGATCAGGAACAATTGGATCAATACTTCCGGCAAATCGAGTTCACGAACGAAAAACGAGTGCAGGCCGCAGCCGAAATGCTCTTCGTGGTAGCCAACTACGTCGTCAAAATGGGGGCCAGCCATATAGCCCAACAAGAACTGCACGAGAAAAATCAGCGCCTCATCGAGGAGCACCGGCATCGTGCCCAGCTGGAAAAGGCGCTGAAAGAAACCCAGCTCCGTGTGCTGCAATCGCAAATCAATCCGCACTTTCTGTTTAATACGTTAAACACGATTGCGCGGCTCGCCTATTTGGAAAAGGCCGAGAACACGCAGGAGGTGACCTACTCGCTGGCTAAAATCCTGCGGTACAGCCTCCGCAATGTCGAGCAATTGGTGACGCTCAAGGAAGAGCTTGAGCATGTGAGAAATTATTTGAATATTCAACAATCCAGGTTTCGCGAGCGGATCTTCTACGAAGAAGAGATTGCGTTTGACAGCGAACAGATCAAGCTGCCGATTCTCTGCATCCATACCCTGATTGAAAATGCGATTGTGCACGGATTTGAGCCGCAAGCGGGAAAAATGAACCTCCTGCTCCGCGGTTACCGGGAGCGCGACCGCTTTATTCTCGAAGTGGTGGACAACGGCTGCGGCATGTCGGCGGAGCGCCTTTCCACGATCTTTGCCGAAAACGATTGTCCCCGTTCCGATCACGCTGGCATCGGTCTGAAAAATGTTCACAAACGGCTGCAGCATACTTTTGGAGAGGGGTGCGGCATCACGGCAATCGAGAGCAAACCGGGTGAGGGGACGATGGTGCGCATGACAATCACGGGATGGGAAGGTGAGCCGAGTGAACTTCTTGATCGCAGATGA
- a CDS encoding heme-binding protein, with product MAGLSLQVAKRLIERAEQKAEEINVPMVIAVADEGGNLVACHRMDGALLVSLDIAQNKAWTSVALKLPTADLAEVASPGGSLYGITATNQGRVVIFGGGIPLRKDGRVFGAVGVSGGSVEEDVLVAKAAAEHFEE from the coding sequence ATGGCAGGTTTGTCGTTGCAAGTCGCAAAAAGGCTGATCGAGCGGGCGGAGCAAAAGGCGGAAGAAATCAATGTCCCAATGGTGATCGCCGTCGCGGATGAAGGTGGAAATCTGGTCGCCTGCCACAGGATGGACGGTGCACTTCTGGTGAGCCTTGATATCGCACAGAATAAGGCATGGACCTCTGTGGCACTGAAGCTGCCCACCGCCGATCTGGCAGAGGTGGCGTCCCCCGGCGGCTCGTTGTACGGCATCACGGCAACCAATCAAGGGAGAGTCGTTATTTTCGGCGGCGGGATTCCCTTGAGAAAAGACGGACGCGTCTTCGGAGCCGTCGGTGTCAGCGGAGGATCGGTAGAGGAGGATGTCCTCGTGGCGAAAGCAGCTGCGGAACATTTTGAGGAATGA
- a CDS encoding helix-turn-helix domain-containing protein, which translates to MNFLIADDEPLEREVVSMIIRQHNPMGTQLFEARNGEEAVQIASREQMDIVFMDIKMPILDGLMAAEQIRAVQPDCRIIFLTAYDETFLLGKQAVQESDVLLKPAHPGEIEKTLEKYIPKSHPPRKEHSIRPTSNADILKLMAYIEENLQQDLGLELLSELVHLHPRYVSRLFKNETGFTITEFITIRRLKKAKHLLVHECETIASISESCGFADSSYFTRVFKKHEGMTPTQFQHRAALAKRSRATFGNFVM; encoded by the coding sequence GTGAACTTCTTGATCGCAGATGATGAGCCGTTGGAGCGCGAGGTAGTGTCGATGATCATCCGTCAGCACAATCCGATGGGGACACAGCTATTCGAAGCCCGGAATGGGGAAGAGGCTGTACAAATCGCCAGTCGGGAGCAGATGGACATCGTATTCATGGATATCAAGATGCCGATATTGGACGGATTGATGGCGGCCGAGCAAATCAGAGCAGTGCAGCCCGACTGCCGGATCATCTTTTTGACGGCCTACGATGAAACGTTTCTTCTCGGGAAGCAGGCTGTCCAAGAATCAGATGTTCTGTTGAAGCCGGCCCACCCCGGTGAGATTGAGAAAACACTGGAAAAATACATCCCCAAAAGCCATCCTCCCCGAAAGGAGCACTCCATCAGGCCTACAAGCAATGCCGACATTCTCAAGCTCATGGCCTATATTGAGGAAAACCTGCAGCAAGATCTCGGATTGGAGCTGCTATCCGAACTGGTTCACCTGCATCCGCGATATGTCAGTCGCTTGTTCAAAAATGAAACCGGTTTCACCATCACGGAGTTTATCACGATCCGCCGCTTGAAAAAGGCGAAGCATCTGCTTGTTCACGAATGTGAGACGATCGCGTCGATCAGCGAAAGCTGCGGATTTGCGGATTCCAGCTACTTTACGCGGGTGTTCAAAAAGCATGAGGGAATGACTCCCACCCAGTTTCAACACCGCGCCGCTCTTGCCAAACGGTCAAGGGCGACGTTTGGAAATTTCGTCATGTGA
- a CDS encoding MFS transporter has protein sequence MNTGSVARRADDGEASAKRSSIALYALTLGAFAIGMTEFIIMGLLPEVSADLQVSIPMAGLLITGYALGVAVSAPFITIATHRVPRKALLLLLMIIFIAGNALAALAPNYAVLMVARILAALTHGSFFGVGSVIASQLVPKEKRAGAIAIMFTGLTLANILGVPIGTFIGQAYGWRATFWLITVIGFIALLGIVGLVPKVKASPSSLSQELGVLRRPTVQVALLMTVFGFGGVFTAFSYIAPILTDITGFSASSVSYILVLFGVGITLGNIYGGKLADRALLPSLLGILLVLAVVLAVFSVTDQNKIAALITVFLLGVAAFGTVPGLQLHMLNMAKEAPTLASSLNIAAFNLGNAIGAYIGGLVIDYGIGGGLPAVPWVASLVTVIGLLFTWWGARQQKQKSRS, from the coding sequence ATGAATACTGGTAGCGTTGCCCGTCGTGCTGACGATGGGGAAGCTTCCGCCAAACGATCTTCCATTGCCCTGTACGCCCTGACCTTGGGGGCATTCGCCATCGGAATGACCGAATTTATCATCATGGGCTTGCTTCCGGAGGTGTCCGCCGATCTGCAGGTGTCCATCCCGATGGCAGGACTGCTCATTACGGGCTACGCGCTGGGAGTTGCGGTCAGTGCGCCCTTCATTACCATCGCCACCCACCGAGTGCCGCGAAAGGCTTTGCTTCTTTTGCTCATGATCATCTTCATCGCGGGCAATGCGCTCGCTGCGCTTGCACCGAATTATGCGGTGCTCATGGTGGCGCGCATTTTAGCCGCCTTGACACATGGCTCCTTTTTTGGGGTAGGCTCCGTCATCGCATCCCAGCTTGTTCCCAAGGAAAAACGGGCAGGAGCCATTGCAATCATGTTCACGGGATTGACGCTGGCAAACATCCTGGGTGTGCCTATCGGGACATTCATCGGGCAGGCTTACGGTTGGCGGGCTACGTTTTGGCTCATCACCGTGATCGGATTCATCGCCTTGCTTGGGATTGTCGGTCTCGTTCCCAAGGTCAAAGCGTCACCCTCCAGTCTGAGTCAGGAGCTTGGGGTGCTGCGCCGTCCCACTGTGCAAGTCGCCCTCTTGATGACGGTGTTCGGTTTTGGAGGGGTATTCACGGCTTTTTCCTACATTGCCCCCATTTTGACTGATATTACGGGCTTTTCTGCCAGCTCGGTTTCCTACATTCTGGTCCTTTTCGGCGTAGGGATTACGCTTGGGAATATTTATGGGGGGAAGCTGGCCGACCGTGCTTTGCTGCCATCGCTGCTCGGCATTCTCCTCGTTTTGGCAGTGGTACTTGCTGTCTTTAGCGTGACGGATCAAAATAAGATAGCGGCATTGATTACGGTTTTCCTTTTGGGCGTAGCCGCTTTTGGCACGGTACCGGGACTCCAGCTTCATATGTTGAACATGGCCAAAGAAGCGCCGACCCTCGCCTCTTCGCTCAATATCGCGGCATTTAACCTCGGCAATGCGATAGGCGCGTACATTGGCGGGCTGGTCATCGATTACGGCATTGGCGGTGGCCTTCCCGCCGTTCCTTGGGTCGCTTCCCTGGTGACTGTCATCGGCCTTCTCTTTACATGGTGGGGCGCCCGGCAACAAAAGCAGAAGTCCCGCTCTTGA
- a CDS encoding glycerol dehydratase reactivase beta/small subunit family protein: MAKRDVYVMILFDAHVEEREWLREVCAGLEEEGVPYRLQPWHEREPSAARLGCIAAESSPLQVGIGLDRYGVIHLHHEKLKSPEPYLRDGWQNGRALGKNAGRLVKGLPLYVHAGKKREE, encoded by the coding sequence GTGGCGAAACGGGACGTATACGTGATGATTCTCTTTGATGCCCATGTGGAAGAAAGAGAGTGGCTGCGAGAGGTATGTGCCGGCCTGGAGGAGGAAGGGGTTCCGTACCGGCTGCAGCCATGGCATGAGAGGGAGCCTTCCGCTGCCAGGCTGGGCTGTATCGCTGCAGAGAGCTCGCCGCTGCAAGTAGGGATCGGTCTCGATCGATACGGAGTGATTCATCTTCATCACGAAAAGCTGAAAAGCCCCGAACCCTACCTGCGGGATGGATGGCAAAATGGCCGTGCACTTGGCAAAAATGCGGGAAGGCTTGTGAAGGGATTGCCTTTGTATGTCCACGCGGGAAAGAAAAGGGAGGAATGA